The DNA segment TCTTTCAGGGAACTCTTCTTCTTTCGGGAATAGATCTCTCCAGGTTTCAACATTATAAGCTTCCAAGACATCTTTTTCAGGCTCACTGAAAGTAGCTATGAGCATTTCCCGGTTGTTCTTAGTGAAGTAGTTTCCAGTTGAATCCTGGATTCCATCCCCGTAATGAACCGTAAGATTCCAGTACAATCCAAGCCCCGATTCCTTCAGATAGGCATTGCCTTCTTTGTCCATTTTGTCTTGAGTTTCTTTTGGTACAATTCTCTTGCCGTCCTGAACAATATAGTCTATACCTTCAACACCCCAGTTGATCAGAACCTGACCTTCTTCTGAGGCCAAATAGTCGAGGAACTTAATAGCGGCTACTGGATCTTTGCAGTCTGCCGAGATGGCTATGCCGTAGCCTCCATCAAAGCCCGCCGGCCAGAAGCTGGTATCCTTGTACTCCTTGGACATTGTAACCGGGTAATGACCATAGGTCTGATCGAATTTGCCCTCTGCTTTCAGAGCGTTCTGCGCCTCGCCATAGTCCCATGCAGGGTCGATCAGGCCGAGTACCCGCCCGGATGCAACTTTGGCTTTGAATTGATCTGTTTTCTGTACGAAGCTTTCCTTGTCCAGCAGCCCGATAGAGTTCATATGGTTCAGCCAGCGGAAATACTCGCGTTCCTCGGGACGACGGAAATGATAGGTTACATCAAATGTTTCCTGGTCGACATAATACTCGCCGTCATCGGGTGCGCCTGTCGTAAAGAAGCCCATATTTGTTACCTGATACATATGCCAGTCATCGGCATTGAGTGTTAGTCCGATGTTTGGATTGCCGTTCTTATCCGTAGGGTATTTGTCCAGATATTCCTTAATGACCTTCTCAAAATCCTTAACAGTGCGGATCTCAGGATATCCTGCTTCTTTTACAACACGGTGCTGCAGTTGGAAGCCATAATCCGGTTTGAGCTTGCGTTCGTCAATGGCAGACCAAGTTGGGACCGTATAGATCGCTTGATCCTCCAGGCTGTATTTAGCACGTACAATTTGATCACCCAGCATTTTCTTAATGTTCGGAGCATGCTCCTCAATCAAGTCTGTCAGGTCGAGAATCGCCCCCACATCAACCAGCTTGCCAATGTCCGCTTTGGCCGCGATCAGATCAGGAACTTCACCCGTTGCTGCCATAATCGCTACCTTCTGTGTAGGATCGCCTACCGCAAACTCGGCATCCAATACGACGCCTGTTTTTTCAGTAATGATCTTGCCTATTCGATCCTGCATGTTATTCCAATTGGCGCTAGGATCTTGTGTGAAATAGGTTAATGTAATAGGAGATACGCTGTTGCCGGCTGCATTTGAGCCATTAGATGAATTCTTTCCGTCCGTAGAGCTGCCGCTACAGCCAATAAGCTGGCCTAACAGAAGAACTGACGCTATGACCGAAATCGTAGTTTTCTTGAATTTCGTCTTCATAATATGAAACACCCCTTTATTTAATGAAAAGTACGGATTTATCAATCTGATGCATGAGAGAATGGCGCGCTTTGCCGATTCCCGTTTGCGTATCAGCTTTTTACAGCACCAAGCGTCATCCCTTTGACAAAGTATTTCTGCAGGAAGGGGTAGACGACCAAAATCGGAACTGTAGCAACGATGGTAATCGCCATTTTGACGGAATCCGGCGACACTTGCGCCATCAGCTCTGTCATATTGCCTCCACGCATGTTATTGGCATTGGTCGTTGTGCTTTGCAGCACTTTCATTAACTCATACTGGAGCGTCGTCAAAGCGTCATTGGAACCGTTAAAAAGATAGGTATCAAACCACGAATTCCATTGTCCAACGGCCAGGAACAGCGCAACTGTAGCAAGCGCAGGCTTGCATAGCGGTAGAATGATGCGCCAGTAAATTGCAAAGTCATTTGCCCCGTCAATCTTGGCTGATTCTTGAAGGGCGAAAGGGAGGCCATCGATAAAAGAACGAATGACGAAGATGTTAAAGGCACTCACAAGTCCGGGTAAAATATAGACCGCAAAGGTGTTAATCAATTCCAGGTTCTTGATGAGGATAAATCCAGGAATCAAGCCGCCGGATACATACATGGTGATCGCCAGGAACGTCGAGACGAATTTTCTTCCCTGAAAATCTGTCCGAGCCAATGTGTAAGCGACCATAGAGCCACTGACAAGACCCGCCACTGTGCCTGCAAGTGTACGGTATACCGAAATTTTGAAGCCAGTGAGCAAGGTGCTGTAGCTGAAGATTTGCTTATAATTCTCCAAAGTGAATTTTCTTGGGTAGATCGTCACCCCGCCTCGAACCGTATCGACAGAATCATTGAAAGAAATGGCTAGTACGTTTAGGAATGGATAAAGCGTAATAATAGTAATGATTCCAATGAGCAGATATACGACGATATCAAAAATCCAGTCCTGGGCAGATCTGGAGGCTGCTCTCGACCTTTTTGTCCTATAGGTGGATACCGAATCGGCTGTGTTCATGTCTGTAGCCCCTCCTTTACTAGGATGCTTTTAAGTTTACATGATACTTTCATTAGCAAATTTCTTGAACATTCCGTTCGCCACAAACAGTAGGATCAAACTGATCAACGAATTGAAAATATTAATTGCCGTACCGAAGGAATATCTACCCATAGATAAGCCATAATTCAATGCATACAGATCCAACACCTCGGAATAGTCCTTAACCATATGGTTGCCGAGCAGGAACTGTTTCTCAAATCCGATTCCAACGAGATGGCCGATCGACATAATTAACAGCACGATAATCGTCGAGCGAATGCCCGGGAGTGTAATATGCCATATTTGTTTCAAGCGGCTGGCACCGTCAACCCTTGCAGCTTCATAAAGCTCAGGCCCGATCCCTGAAATGGCTGCCAGATAAATAATGGCGTTCCAGCCGGTCTCCTTCCAGACGTCGGCTGCTGTCACAATCCCCCAGAACAGATGCCCCTGGGACATAAACTGAATAGGTTCATCAATGAGATTCAGACTCATTAAGACAGCGTTTACAGCTCCGCCATCTGTTGACAGCATCTTGGTGACAATCCCTGCTGCAACTACCCAAGATACAAAGTGCGGCAGATAGGACACCGTCTGTACGAAGCGCTTCATGGCTTGAACCCGCACCTCGTTCAGCAATATTGCAAACAGTACCGGAAATACAAAGCCTGCTACAAGACCCATAATACTCATAGCCATGGTATTTCTAAGCACCAAATAGAATTGATCATCACGGAACAGCATTTGGAAATGCTCTAGTCCAACCCATTTCTGTTCAAAAAAGCCCTTGCCTGGCTTGTAGTTTTGAAAAGCCATCGTCCAGCCCCACAACGGCAGATACTGGAACACGAAAACCCAGATCACAAAAGGAATGGACATGAGGTAAAGATACTTCTGATTTTTAAACACTTTCCACCTTTGCGGCTTATTATTCAGCCCGCTGCTCGTTTGCTTCTCAAGTGTTATCGCTTTCATCTCTCTGTCTCCCCCCTCTCTTTCCTTAAGCATAAAGCATAGGGGAGTTCGGAGACATATCGCAGATTTCGTATGATTTCATTCTATAATCTACAATAATTTCAGAAACAATCATTCGTTTTCAGGATGTGTGAATAAACTCCTGCTGATAGCCGATCCGAATCTAACTATAAATAAAGGATGACTGCAAAGCAGCAGCTTTGAGACATCCTTCATCTACGATACTGTTCAACTTTATTGGTTACAAGCTCTGATTATATACATTGGTCTTTGACCATGTGTTTTAATGTATCGAACTTAACTTAAACCAGGTGCTGGCATAATCGCCTGTAAGCTGGGGAATGATCAGACCGGCCTGCATTAAACGGTCGCCGCGGTAAGTTCCGATAGTACCGTCGTCTCCTTTAATTGTGTAGGTAAGGGATCCATCAAGTCCTTTTAGCCGTAGAATCCCAGATGTAGGGTTCGGTTTGGCAAGCACGCGGAAGAAGAACACAAGGGCCTCAGTTTTATCCTCTGTCACAAACATCCAGGAGGTCTCATCGTCGACAAACGGACTTCTGAGCCGGAAAAGATCACCCTGCTGTACAAGAGAGCGTATCTCCTTATACATGGCGATCTGCTCCTTAACCAGAGCCTTTTCCGCCTCGCTGAATTTCGTCAGGTCAAGCTCGTAGCCGAAATTTCCGGACATCGCTACCTCACCACGCATTTTGAGCGGTGTTTCCCGGCTAACCTGATGATTAGGCACCGCAGATACGTGAGCTCCGATGGTACTTACCGGATAAATCAGACTGGTTCCATACTGAATTTTTAATCGCTCCACGGCATCGGTATTATCGCTTGTCCAGACCTGCGGCATGTAGTAGAGCATCCCAGGATCGAAACGACCGCCACCACTGGCACAGCCTTCAAACAAAATTTCTGGAAATGCCGTGGTTAACCTCTCCAGCAAATCGTAAAGCCCAAGCATATAACGGTGCGCAATCTCCTGTTGATCCTCTGCCGAAGCTATGGCAGAACCGATCTCCGTCAGTGCGCGGTTCATGTCCCATTTGACATAAGCAATAGGAACGTCTGTGAAAATACGGGCTAACGCATGATACAGGTAATCACATACCTCCGGCCGCGAAAGATCCAACACCAGCTGCCAGCGTGCTTCTGAGCGGCGCCGATCGGCAACGTGCAGACACCAGTCAGGATGAGCACGATATAGGTCGCTATCCGGCGATATCATCTCCGGCTCAAACCACAGACCGAACTTCAGCCCGTGCCTATTAATCCTTTCCGCCAGATCACGAAGCCCGTTCGGCAGTTTACGGCGATCCTCGACCCAGTCCCCAAGGGAACTGTTGTCGCTGTCTCTTCTACCGAACCAACCATCATCAAGCACGAAAAGCTCGATCCCAAGCTCGGCTCCTGCCTCAGCGATCGTTTCGATTTTGTCCGCATTAAAGTTAAAATACGTCGCTTCCCAATTGTTGACGAGTATCGGACGTTCCTGATCACGATGGACTCCGCGGCAGAGGCGTTTCCGATACAGACGATGATAGATTCTTGACATGCCTCCAAGCCCTTCAGCGGAATAAACCAATACAGCCTCAGGCGTTTGAAAGGACTCCCCTGGCCGGAGCGTCCAGGCAAAGTCGAATGGGTTCAATCCAATCGCCATGCGTACGAGACCGAAGCCATCGACCTCCGCCTCAGCATGGAAGTTGCCGCTGTACACCAGATTCATGGCATAAACCTCACCATGATCCTCGTCTGTACCAGGGCTGATCACGGCTGCAAACGGGTTATGCTGGTGGCTGCTCATGCCTCGCCGGCTGCCCAGATTCGTTCCTCCGGGGCCGAGCGGCCGGCGCTGAATATGAGCCTCCCGTGCCCAATGACCGGAGAGATATAGCAGCTCATGATCCGCTTTGCCATATAAGTCAACATTTGCACTTAAGGCACGCAACAGCCTCAGCTTCCCATTGCCCTTATTGATAAAGCGAGCCGATCGTGAAATCGCTCCTCCTGTAAACATGCTGTAGCTTAACAAGACAATCATCCCGGTGTATGCATCTTCAAGCTCCAATACCAGTGTATCAGCTTCGTCATCTGACTCTGTATATACATAAGGCAAACCTTCGAGAGCCGGTTTTCCAGCTGAAACAGAGTAGCCTTTATAACGAAGTTCTGTGATCCGACTGCCATCCTCAAGCTGCACCTGATAAGCAGGCGAACGAAAATCACCTGACCCATATTGCGGATACTCCTGAGGCATTGTATCTAAAAATGCATTGCTCGTAACCGGCACAAGCCCCGCCAAATCGCCTTCTGCTTGAAGCTTTTGCCCCCAATAGGTATGCACAGGATAGCCGTCTATCACTTGAATAACATAACTGGTGTGATCTGATTGCAAATGAAAGATCTTCTTTGACTCGTCTACATAAATGGCCAATATATATTCACTCCATTATTAGATTATATTTTGTATTTAAAAGAAGACCGCTAGCCATTTGGTATAGGTAAACGGTTAGCTGATCTTCTTTTGGATTTTTAATGATCAAGAATTCATGAGATTTAAATAAACCAGTAGACGCTTGATCATGACGACAGCCTGCGCGCGATCCACCATCTCCTTTGGTGCAAATAAATCTGTCGATACTCCATGAATAAGTCCTGAGGCTAATACTTCATTTACATCGGCTGTTGCCCATGGACTGACAGATGAATTATCGGCGAATCGTGCTAGAGAATTGCCTGTCACTGCTGGGTTGTGACCTGTATAGGCCATCGTACGAGCGATCAACACCGCCATTTGCTCACGTGTAACCTGAGCATTCGGCTGGAAAGTACCATCCGCATAGCCGCCAACAATCCCCGTTTCACTTACAGCTTCAATGGCACCTGCATACCAACTTGTTTTCGCGACATCGGAGAACCTGCCCGTAGCTGGTTGCGAGTCAAGACCAATTGCTCTGGCAATGAGCACAGAAATTTCGGCCCGCGTAATTGGATGATTCGGTGCAAATTGCCCGTTGCCAATGCCGAACACCACTTTTTGGTTCAGCATCAGTTCAATATCGCTCTTAGCCCAATGCCCTTCAATATCCGTGAAGCTATTCTGTATCTCACTGCTGCTTCCATAACTGTCCCCTGCGTGCTCATTCTGCTCATTACCTTCAATTTCCCCAGTTGATTCGCGGTGGTCAGCCTTACCATCAAAATTGGAGTATAAGTTTGCTGGGAGCTCGTCGAGCGTGATGACGTAATCGTGTTGATATACCTTCTTTAAATGGTCTATCGTATTTGTCTTGCCATCCCTGATGTATTCACCGGTCCAGGTACTAAAGAAGCTCCAGTCAGCGCCGTACTCCTGAAGAATATCCGGATCTGGAATAGGGCCGTTCTCCGCCAATGCAACTAATTTTTTGTTATTCACCAAAGATACAAGAGCCTCGTATTTTGCGATGCTCGGATTGTAGTCGCCTGCAGGATTGTAGATGTCAAGGCTTACTATATCCACGACATCATCACCCGGATACCAGTCCTTTCTCTCGGAGTTCCATACCCAAATGAGATTGTTGAGCTTGTGCTCATGGGTCAATCGATCATACATCAGCCTATATAGCTGCTTCGTTGGCTCAGGCCCCTTGGCTCCCCACCAGAACCAGGCGCCCTCCGCCTCGTGCAGCGGTCTCCACAACACAGGAACGTTCGCATCCTGTAGACGCTTCAATTGAACAGCGATGGCATC comes from the Paenibacillus lentus genome and includes:
- a CDS encoding ABC transporter substrate-binding protein; protein product: MKTKFKKTTISVIASVLLLGQLIGCSGSSTDGKNSSNGSNAAGNSVSPITLTYFTQDPSANWNNMQDRIGKIITEKTGVVLDAEFAVGDPTQKVAIMAATGEVPDLIAAKADIGKLVDVGAILDLTDLIEEHAPNIKKMLGDQIVRAKYSLEDQAIYTVPTWSAIDERKLKPDYGFQLQHRVVKEAGYPEIRTVKDFEKVIKEYLDKYPTDKNGNPNIGLTLNADDWHMYQVTNMGFFTTGAPDDGEYYVDQETFDVTYHFRRPEEREYFRWLNHMNSIGLLDKESFVQKTDQFKAKVASGRVLGLIDPAWDYGEAQNALKAEGKFDQTYGHYPVTMSKEYKDTSFWPAGFDGGYGIAISADCKDPVAAIKFLDYLASEEGQVLINWGVEGIDYIVQDGKRIVPKETQDKMDKEGNAYLKESGLGLYWNLTVHYGDGIQDSTGNYFTKNNREMLIATFSEPEKDVLEAYNVETWRDLFPKEEEFPERKAGAAYNIVLPSDSKATILMQKMKDITWKRIPEAIMANPNQFDKIWDDYMAELEKAGVKEMEEAYGQFVKDRVKLWSGE
- a CDS encoding alpha-galactosidase, encoding MAIYVDESKKIFHLQSDHTSYVIQVIDGYPVHTYWGQKLQAEGDLAGLVPVTSNAFLDTMPQEYPQYGSGDFRSPAYQVQLEDGSRITELRYKGYSVSAGKPALEGLPYVYTESDDEADTLVLELEDAYTGMIVLLSYSMFTGGAISRSARFINKGNGKLRLLRALSANVDLYGKADHELLYLSGHWAREAHIQRRPLGPGGTNLGSRRGMSSHQHNPFAAVISPGTDEDHGEVYAMNLVYSGNFHAEAEVDGFGLVRMAIGLNPFDFAWTLRPGESFQTPEAVLVYSAEGLGGMSRIYHRLYRKRLCRGVHRDQERPILVNNWEATYFNFNADKIETIAEAGAELGIELFVLDDGWFGRRDSDNSSLGDWVEDRRKLPNGLRDLAERINRHGLKFGLWFEPEMISPDSDLYRAHPDWCLHVADRRRSEARWQLVLDLSRPEVCDYLYHALARIFTDVPIAYVKWDMNRALTEIGSAIASAEDQQEIAHRYMLGLYDLLERLTTAFPEILFEGCASGGGRFDPGMLYYMPQVWTSDNTDAVERLKIQYGTSLIYPVSTIGAHVSAVPNHQVSRETPLKMRGEVAMSGNFGYELDLTKFSEAEKALVKEQIAMYKEIRSLVQQGDLFRLRSPFVDDETSWMFVTEDKTEALVFFFRVLAKPNPTSGILRLKGLDGSLTYTIKGDDGTIGTYRGDRLMQAGLIIPQLTGDYASTWFKLSSIH
- a CDS encoding carbohydrate ABC transporter permease, with translation MNTADSVSTYRTKRSRAASRSAQDWIFDIVVYLLIGIITIITLYPFLNVLAISFNDSVDTVRGGVTIYPRKFTLENYKQIFSYSTLLTGFKISVYRTLAGTVAGLVSGSMVAYTLARTDFQGRKFVSTFLAITMYVSGGLIPGFILIKNLELINTFAVYILPGLVSAFNIFVIRSFIDGLPFALQESAKIDGANDFAIYWRIILPLCKPALATVALFLAVGQWNSWFDTYLFNGSNDALTTLQYELMKVLQSTTTNANNMRGGNMTELMAQVSPDSVKMAITIVATVPILVVYPFLQKYFVKGMTLGAVKS
- a CDS encoding glycosyl hydrolase, whose product is MVLLCMIILMGMLGSAHPATVVADASSTVPDAVINIEDAPSVDPTNNITVTYAKAVLEGYGVEKRGSINEDEDTLYDGEGYISYFFDEIANATEPIGSATFTVDAAEAGLYELSLGYYIPEGYGDKVTSIQINGAGTGELTLDAPAAGTVRAEKMVSKVLLDAGSNTIQIMRGWGYYGIEHIRLEPANAPASSNKLGAENSSMSGEDSIRNSGRGYSGEAHKTDTLTNPEVTAEARALMDYLVSQYGKKIISGQQTLEDVEWIKEQTGKYPAIFSTDLMDYSPSRVANGASSTEVEKMIEWSKRGGIVSLCWHWNAPKGIGGNEPGNEWWRGFYTDFTTFDVEYALTHPDSEDYQLLIRDIDAIAVQLKRLQDANVPVLWRPLHEAEGAWFWWGAKGPEPTKQLYRLMYDRLTHEHKLNNLIWVWNSERKDWYPGDDVVDIVSLDIYNPAGDYNPSIAKYEALVSLVNNKKLVALAENGPIPDPDILQEYGADWSFFSTWTGEYIRDGKTNTIDHLKKVYQHDYVITLDELPANLYSNFDGKADHRESTGEIEGNEQNEHAGDSYGSSSEIQNSFTDIEGHWAKSDIELMLNQKVVFGIGNGQFAPNHPITRAEISVLIARAIGLDSQPATGRFSDVAKTSWYAGAIEAVSETGIVGGYADGTFQPNAQVTREQMAVLIARTMAYTGHNPAVTGNSLARFADNSSVSPWATADVNEVLASGLIHGVSTDLFAPKEMVDRAQAVVMIKRLLVYLNLMNS
- a CDS encoding ABC transporter permease; amino-acid sequence: MKAITLEKQTSSGLNNKPQRWKVFKNQKYLYLMSIPFVIWVFVFQYLPLWGWTMAFQNYKPGKGFFEQKWVGLEHFQMLFRDDQFYLVLRNTMAMSIMGLVAGFVFPVLFAILLNEVRVQAMKRFVQTVSYLPHFVSWVVAAGIVTKMLSTDGGAVNAVLMSLNLIDEPIQFMSQGHLFWGIVTAADVWKETGWNAIIYLAAISGIGPELYEAARVDGASRLKQIWHITLPGIRSTIIVLLIMSIGHLVGIGFEKQFLLGNHMVKDYSEVLDLYALNYGLSMGRYSFGTAINIFNSLISLILLFVANGMFKKFANESIM